In one window of Balaenoptera musculus isolate JJ_BM4_2016_0621 chromosome 10, mBalMus1.pri.v3, whole genome shotgun sequence DNA:
- the CTDSP2 gene encoding carboxy-terminal domain RNA polymerase II polypeptide A small phosphatase 2 yields the protein MEHGSIITQARREDALVLTKQGLVSKSSPKKPRGRNIFKALFCCFRAQHVGQSSSSTELSAYKEEANTIAKSDLLQCLQYQFYQIPGTCLLPEVTEEDQGRICVVIDLDETLVHSSFKPINNADFIVPVEIEGTTHQVYVLKRPYVDEFLRRMGELFECVLFTASLAKYADPVTDLLDRCGVFRARLFRESCVFHQGCYVKDLSRLGRDLRKTLILDNSPASYIFHPENAVPVQSWFDDMADTELLNLIPIFEELSAAEDVYTSLGQLRAP from the exons ATGGAACACGGCTCCATCATCACCCAGGCGCGGAGGGAAGACGCCCTGGTGCTCACCAAGCAAG GCCTGGTCTCCAAGTCCTCTCCTAAGAAGCCTCGTGGACGTAACATCTTCAAGGCCCTTTTCTGCTGTTTTCGTGCCCAGCATGTTGGCCAGTCAAGCTCCTCCACTGAGCTCTCCGCATACAAGGAGGAAGCCAACACCATTGCTAAG TCGGATCTGCTCCAGTGTCTCCAGTACCAGTTTTATCAG ATTCCAGGGACCTGTCTGCTCCCGGAGGTGACAGAGGAAGATCAAGGAAGAATCTGCGTGGTCATTGACTTGGATGAAACCCTTGTGCATAGCTCCTTTAAG CCAATCAACAACGCTGACTTCATAGTGCCTGTAGAGATCGAAGGGACCACTCACCAG GTGTACGTGCTCAAGAGGCCTTACGTGGATGAGTTCCTGAGACGAATGGGGGAACTCTTTGAATGTGTTCTCTTCACTGCCAGCCTAGCCAAG TATGCTGACCCTGTGACGGATCTGCTGGACAGGTGTGGGGTATTCCGGGCCCGCCTGTTCCGTGAGTCCTGTGTGTTTCACCAGGGCTGCTATGTCAAGGACCTCAGCCGCCTGGGAAGGGACCTGAGGAAAACCCTCATTCTGGACAACTCGCCTGCTTCTTACATCTTCCACCCAGAGAATGCA GTGCCTGTGCAGTCTTGGTTTGATGACATGGCAGACACGGAGTTGCTGAACCTGATCCCAATCTTTGAGGAGCTGAGCGCAGCGGAGGATGTCTACACCAGCCTTGGGCAGCTGCGGGCCCCTTAG